DNA from Blastocatellia bacterium:
CGCTCGAAACGCGCCAGCCCGTGCGCGACCGCACAGGTGAACGATCTACTCTGAGTTTTCGCTTGCAGGAAGTGGAAGTCGGCTCGGTGATGAATTGGTCAAGCGCGCCTGCTTCGCCGCTGCCCACCCCTGTTGCCGGTCAGAGGCCGACCGCTGAGACGCCAGCGATGACCCCTTCTCCGACCACAACTCCAGCTCATACGTTGAACTATGAGGCAAAACATAAGCACACGCTTTTTGGCAGTTGTAGCGGTACGATTACCATTACCAATGAACGCATCACCTACGAGTCAACCGACAATATCGGCCACTCGCGGCAATGGCGGATGGCTGACATTCGCGAAGTGAAACAGAACGGCCCTTATTTCTTCGAGGTCGAACCATTCATTGGGAGTCGGTATCGGTTTGAGATCGGCGGCCAAGGCATGGACATACAAGATTTCAAAATGGTGGTGCTCCACATCACGGCGGCACGAGCCACTCGGTAAGGTACGCTCCGCGCCGTGCATCGCTTGGGCACGAAAGCCCTGTCGCAGATTCCACCTGTTGGCGACCTTTTACGTCGCCATGGTAACACCAATAGTCCGGAGGAAGGCCCATGTTTGATGAAGCGACATGGCAAGCAGCAGCGGAACGACCCGAGCAGAAGTCTCCGATTTCCTGATGGCATTTGGGATTGCTCATACTACGCTCGTTTTTGCTAAGCCGCGCAAGCAGTTCGTGACAACGTTGCCAGACGTGCAACGTCTGGAGCAGTCGCGCAAGCAACATTGGCGCGTTGCAGAAGCGCCAGAACGGCGCGTGTGTGGCCAGCGGTTGGAGGGCATGAACGAGCTGATGAGGGAACGGATGGCGCTCCTTCAGAGCGCGAGGGATTGAGGGCGACAGCTCCAGACGTGCAACATCTGGCTACCCTCGTGTGGGCGGCTACCGCCGCCACTGCTCGCAGTCAGCGAGCGTCCACATGGGGAGGCTCCTGCAGACGCGCGTCGCCGCAACACAAAACGCCACACGTCAGCGGGCCTCCACACAGGGATGCCCCTACAAAAACGCGGTCTTTTTCTCCACGATTGGTATGACTGTGCATCGCTTGTGAGTGAAGGCTCCGTCGCAGGGGCCCGGCTGCGTCGTGTCAGCAGCACGTGACCGCTGACGTACCCTCATTCTTCCAGGTGGTACGGCACGCTGATCACGATCACCCCTTTCTTGAATAACAAAGCGCCCTTGATGAGGAGCGCTGTTTGATTGTGCAGCAGCGTTTGCCACCAGTGCGGCGTGACATATTCCGGCAAAAGCACCGTCACCATGTCCAATTGCTCATCACGCTTCACCGCATCAATATAATCGAGCAGCGGTTGGATGATGGATCGGTAGGGCGATTCCAGCACCACCAACGGGATGTCAGCGTGCCATTGTTTCCACCGTTCGCGCAGAGCGCGGGCCAGTTCGATATTCAAATCCACGTAGACAGCCCGCACATCAGAAGAAATCGTCTTGGCATACGTCAGCGCCAACACAACGCCTCGATGAATATCAGAAACTGGCACAATAACAACATGGCGGATATGCGTAGGTCTCTCGAACCCGCCCAGTGTCAATCGCGCATTAACAAATTCATAGTGTCGGTGAATCGAGCGGAAATGGAGCACTAGCAGCGGAATTAAGATGATCACAATCCAAGCGCCCTGCGTGAACTTGACGGTGGCGAACACGCCGAGCACCACAAAGGACATAAATGCTCCCAGTCCATTGATAGCGGCTCGATGCGCCCAGCCCGCGCTGCGTTCTTTGCGCCAGTGCATGACCATCCCCGATTGTGACAACGTGAACGAAAGGAATACGCCCACAGCATACAATGGGATTAACGCATGGGTGTCACCATCGAAGGCGATGATCAGCAGGCTGGCCAGCACACCGAGCGCGATGATGCCGTTGGAAAAAACCAGTCGGTCGCCCAGATTGACCAGTTGTCGTGGCAAGAAGCGGTCCCGTGCGATGAACGAGGCCAGACGCGGGAAATCGGCATAACTGGTGTTAGCAGCCAGCACAAGGATCATCGCCGTGGCTGCCTGGACGTAGTAATACAACGGGCCGCTGCCCAACACATGGCGCGCCAGTTGCGAGACGACGGTTTGGCCATGCTGTGGGACGATGCCATACAGATGTGACAGCGTGGTGATACCGATGAACATGGTCATCAGGATCAGCGCCATCCACAACAAGGTCACGCCGGCATTGCGTGATTCAGGTTTTTGGAAGGCGGGCACGCCATCAGCAATAGCTTCCAGCCCAGTCAACGCCGTGCAGCCAGAGGCGAACGCCCGTAGGACTAAAAATGTTGTCAGCGCATGTGTGGCCACAGGCGGGTCAGCGACTGGCGCTGGCCCAAGTCCGTATAGCGTGTATTTGATCAGTCCTGTTGCAATCAGCCCGAACATACCGATGATGAACAAATAAGTAGGAAGCGCAAAGATGTTGCTCGATTCTCGGATGCCACGCAGATTGGCCAATGTAATCATCGCAATGAGAGCGACGGCCAGTGCGACTCGGTGTGGGTAAAGCGAGGGAAACGCCGAGGTGATGGCCGCAACACCGGAGGCGATGCTGACGGCTACTGTCAAGATGTAATCGGTCAACAGCGCGGCGCCGGCGACCAAGCTGGGGTATGTGCCCAGATTGTGCTTGGCGACGATATAGGCTCCTCCGCCCATCGGATATGCGTGGACGGTCTGCCAATAGCAGATTGTCAGGATCAGCAGCAGCAGGCCAATGGCGATGGCAATTGGAATAGATAGATGAAGCGCGGCTGTGCCGGCCAGTACCAGGACCAGCAAAATCTCTTCGGTGGCGTAGGCGACCGATGAGAGCGCGTCTGAGGAGAAGACGGCCAACGCTTTGACCTTGGTCAACCGTTCATGAACAACGTGAGCGGTGGCCAACGGGCGACCTAGAAAGAATCGCCGCAGCGCCATGGCCATATCAGCCGTGCACCTCACCTTGACGTCGGAGGATTTGGTACTCCGGCGTCTTCTCGAATTCTTGGAAGAAATAGGATTGAACGACCTCGACGTCTACATCATAGTTCTGAGCGATCCGTTCAATAACACGGTGGTAGGGTTCGGTCAACTCGTGACGCTGGTGGGCAGCCTGCCGTTCCATCACGTAATCTCGCACTTCTTTTCGCCAGACAGGTTCCAGTTGAAACGGAGCGAATGACTGCTCGCTGGCTGGCAAGCCCGGCTCATGGAACCTGAGTCGAATCGGATAGACAATGGACTCTACACTGATGATGCCGGGAAGCTCTTCGTTATACCCGACGACTTCGCCAACCAGTCCGTCGTAGCACTGATAGGCAGAAGCCGTCGCTGGGGGCGAGGACTCCAACCGGACACGCCATTTGGAACCGATTGGAAATTGAGACAAGTCGGCTCGAGCCGCAACCGTGTTGTCCATATTTCAATATGCCTCCAACATGGCACATTTAACATACATGCGCGCTGAGCAAAACTCAAGCCGCGCGGCAGCAGTTGCCACTCTTGACACTCAGGCCGGGCGTCACCATAATGCCCGTTCCAAAATGTGAACAAGCCTGAGGGGAGTTTCACACGCAGCAGGCGGATAGACCCGCAAGCGTGGGTTATGATACGTGGGAGCTATATTTGATCCTGTCTTTCCAACTTCTCAGGGAGGTCATTCGGGATGAATACAATCTTGGCAAAAAAATCAATCGCTGCCCTGCGCGCCGAAGCTGAGGACACGGAACACGGGCTGAAGCGGGCGCTGGGGGCGCTCAATCTGACCTCATTAGGTGTCGGAGCGATCATCGGCGCCGGCATTTTTGTGTTGACTGGTAATGCGGCGGCGCAATATGCCGGCCCCGGTATCGTGCTCTCATTTGTCCTGGCAGGGATTGGGTGCGCCTTTGCTGGTCTCTGCTACGCAGAGATGGCTTCGATGATTCCCATTGCCGGCAGCGCCTACACCTATTCATACGCCACGATGGGAGAGTTTTTGGCCTGGATCATCGGCTGGGACTTGATTCTGGAGTACTCGTTCGGCGCAGCAACGGTGGCCATCGGCTGGTCGGGCTACGTGGTCAGTTTCTTAAAAGATTTCGGCATTTACATTCCGCCGCAGTTTACCGCGGCGACGGGCACGACGCTGATCGAAGTGCCCAATCAAGGCTGGACGACGTTGACCGCTGAGTTGACAACGAGCCTCATGCAACGCGGCCTGGATCCGGCGACGCTGCCGCAGGTGACGGCCATATTCAACGTGCCGGCGGCTCTGATTGTCATCGCGGTCAGCGCACTGCTGGTTGTGGGGATCAAGGAATCGGCCAATGTCAATAACATCATCGTCATCACCAAAGTGGCCGTGCTTGGTTTATTTGTAGTGGCGGGTCTGGCTTATTTGTTCCGCAATGTCGAGTTGTGGAACCAAAACTGGACACCGTTTATCCCGGAGAACCAAGGGGAGTTTGGAAAGTATGGATTGAGCGGCATCTTGCGTGGCGCGGGCGTCATCTTCTTCGCCTACATTGGATTTGATGCGGTCTCCACGGCGGCGCAAGAAGCGCGTAATCCTCAGCGTGACATGCCAATTGGCATTATGGGCAGCCTGTTCATCTGCACGGTCATTTACATTTTGGTCGCCGGCGTCTTGACGGGCATCGTGCATTACCCGCAACTGTTGGTCCCTGATCCGGTGGCTGTCGGCATTGATGCGACTGGCATGAAGTGGCTAGCGCCAATTGTGAAAATTGGCGCCATAGCCGGCCTCAGTTCGGTGATTTTGGTGATGCTGTTAGGGCAGCCGCGCATCTTCTGGACGATGTCGCGTGACGGTTTGTTGCCATCGGCATTCGCCAAAGTCCATCCAAAATTCAAGACGCCCTACATGACGACAATGTTCACCGGTGTAGCCGTTGCTTTGGCAGCAGGCATGGCACCGATCTCGGTCGTTGGTGAGCTGGTCAGTATTGGGACATTGTTAGCCTTTGTGCTGGTATGCGCCGGCGTGTGGGTGTTGCGTTACACCAATCCAGATGTCGAGCGACCGTTTAAGGTACCGTTGGTTCCATTGACGCCGATCCTGGGCATATTGATTTGCCTTGCCCAGATGATCGGTCTGCCGTTCCACACCTGGGAGCGATTGATTGGCTGGCTAGTTCTGGGCTTTGTCATTTATGGAGCCTATGGCATCGTTCACAGCCGGCTGGGCGGGCGTGAGCAAAGTGATAATCCCGATGCCCATGACGCTCACTCATCGTTTGTCGGGGCATGGTTGGCGCTGGCGAGCATGCTGGTGCTGATGTACATCCACGGCTATGAAGTGTGGAAAGCGGCTGGGATGAATCAGCCGGTGACGGCGTTGGATGTTGTGTTTATCGTGATACCCATGGCGCTGAACGGACTCATGCTTTGTCCAATGGTGATTAAACGAGGCCTGAGAGCGCGACGAGCCGTTCCGCAGATGAGCGGCAAGACAACCATCAGCATCGCGCTGGCTAGCGTGTTGTGCGTCGCGACCGTGATCTACCTGGGCCGCGTGGTGCCGTCTTTGCTGGGCATCGGTCAGTGAGTTCCATAGGTGAGGTTTAACAAGAATGGCAGAACGACAAGTACAACGATTTAGCTGGACCGGCATGGGTGTCATTGCCGGTATGGGTGTGATTACTTATTTTCTCGTTCAGGCGGGCAAGGGAGGATTGCTTGGTCTCTATGTTTTTGCCACTGGTATCTTGGTCGCTTTGCTGATAGCCGTTGCGTTTGACATTGGCATCAAGCGGCGGTCCGCGCCATTGATTGAACAAGAACAAGCCGAAGCTGACGCGCCCGTGCCCGTGCAGCCGGCCAAAGTCAAGAGCCGGAAACGACGTCGTTGAGCAAGCTTCCGTTGCGTGATGGATCAGCGGCGTCAAAGCTGGTGGGCGCTGCGGCTCACCATCCTACCTGAGGTTGAGGAAGTTGTCTCGGCATGGTTGTGGGAAGCCGGGACCATCGGCATCTCATCGGAAGCACACGGCGGTGTTCTTCATCTGTCCGCTTATTTCACCGCTCAGCAGAATGTTCATCGCATCCAAGCCGGACTGAGGTGCGCGCTCTCTCAGTCTGAAGCATCGGTGGATTCACTGATCGCGCTCACCCAGCACGAAGTTGCCGAACAAGACTGGTTGGAGTCTTGGAAAAAAGGGTATCACGCGACTGTTGTTGGTCAACGTCTGCTCATCGTGCCCTCCTGGGAAGCCAATGCTGAAGCGCATGGTCGCATCGTCATTGAGATTGATCCTGGAATGGCCTTCGGCACGGGTACGCATCAAACGACCCAACTGTGTCTCATTGCCATTGAAAGATACTGGCGCGGTGGACGGTTTCTGGATGTCGGCACGGGAACGGGTATTCTGGCGATGGCGGCCGCCAAGCTCTACCCTGACGCCTGTGTGGTTGGCATTGACACTGATCCGCTGGCTATTGAAGTGGCGCGCGCCAACCTGATTCGCAACCAGCTTGACGGGAAAATCCAGTTGCAAACCGGAAGCATTGAAACTGTGCGGGGACGTCGCTTTGATTTGATCGTAGCTAATTTGACGGCTGAGGTGATCGAAGAGCTGGCCGTGGAGTTGATCGGTCTGCTGGCTGCTGGTGGGCGGCTGATTCTTTCAGGAATTCTCGTGGAGCAGGAAAAGGCTGTTTGTTGCCGCTTGGCGCGGGCTGGCATCGGTTTTGCCCAGCGATGTCGTTTAGATGAATGGATCGCTTTGGTGACCCGACCGTTTGATGCCCATGGCCGTTGATCGAAGGATGTTTCTTTGCCTCTAGCGAACCCTTCGCTGATTGTCATATAATCTGCCGCGCTTTGTATTGTTTGTTGGGAGGTTGGTGAGCGTTTTCAAGATAAGTTTATAGCTCGGTGTGGTGTTGACGTTTAGAAACGGGAAGTAGAGCGCCGGCGCTGAAGCATAACGGGTCAGGCCAGGCACGTGACCCACGTGGTAGGAGCATGGAAGAGATCAAGCAAGAACAGGCTGTTGCTGCGAGGCCCAGTAGTGCTGTGCGAGCCATTTCTGGCAGCCAGCAGGTGGTCAGAGCCGTCTTCAACTGGAAATCGGCTGTGATGATTGCAGCATCGCTGGTTTTGTTTATCGTTGCGCTGGAATTCACCCGCGGCGGAGCGCGCAGTCTTAGCTTTTTGCTCAAAGAATTGCTCATTCGTCAGAATCCGATTCACACTCTCGGATTGGGGTGGATCGCCTCATATTTGATGTTGAGTGGTTCACCGGTCGCGGCGACGGCATTAACATTCCTCGATTCCGGCGCGCTCAACGAAGTGCAAACTTTCACGATGGTGGTGGGCACACGGTTCGGGGCGATTTTTGTCACCGTTTTCTTCGGCTTGCTCTACTATTGGGAGGGCACGCATTCAAAGAAAAGCCTAGCGATGGGCGTGCTGGCCTACTGGGCGACGTTCTGGGTGGCGTTGGGTTCGTTGCTGCTGGGGTTGGTCTTGCTTCAGGTGGGACGCTTTGAATTCGGGCTACCCATTATGTTCGCCAAGGGCCTAGACGATTTTTTGAAACCACTGGTCAAGCCGGTCATTGATGCAGTCGGTCGTGTCGCGCTCGCGGGATTGAATGTTGGTCCTGGGCTGATCTTCCTGATAGGTTTAGGACTGCTCATGCTGAGCTTCAAAATAGTAGACAAGGCGCTCCCTGATTGGCGGAAACAGGAGATTGACCATCAAAAATTTGTGGACTTACTACACAGCCCGTTCACCATGTTTCTGCTGGGATTTGCCATCACGCTCATCTCGCCGTCAGTAACGGTCTCTTGCGGATTGCTTGTGCCTTTGTACGCGAAGGGCTACATCCAGGCCAGCCGTCTGGTTCCTTATGTCATGGGAGCGAATATCTCCACGTTTTCTGACACGCTGTTGGCTGCCTTAGTCTTGCAAAACAATGGCGCTGTGCACGTGGTCATGACCGAGATCATCAGCATCAGTCTGGTCTCGCTGGCCATCTTGATATTTGGGTTCTCCAAATTCGAGAACATGATCGAACGGTGGACTGATTACTTCACGGAGAGCACGCAACGGCTGGCGCTTTTCTTGCTCATCGTATTCTTTGTGCCGCTGGCGCTACTGATTTTGTGAGAGGGGGCAGTCGAAAATTTCTGGGCCGCGAAGGCTAGCTAGGACACCTTGACCGAGGCTTGTGGTCGTTTTCCGCAGCCCATTGACGTTTGTCGGTGACCACCCAGGGGCGATCATGTGCCCCTTAAATGAAACCGCCAGCAATTAGGCACTCAACCGCTCGCCCCGTCTTCCTTGAGTTTGCTCGTAGCGATTGACAAACGGGACGGCATCGCAACGCTCATCAGGGGGGCGCCTGACGTCAAGCTCGCTGAAGAAAACGCTGTTGAAAACACCAGATGAAGTCGGTATACTCTCCGCTCATTTTTCAATCATCACGTGCATGAGCTTGGCAAACGGTAGAGAAGGGTGAACTTCGAAGCAATCGGCGTTTTCCTATTTTTGACAATCGTCACGCTGTTGGGTGTGTTCATCTGGTGGCAGCGGCATCGTCGCGTTGTTTCAGAGAGCGTGAAGCAGGCGGTGCGCAGCGTCAGCGCGGCTCGCCGATTGCTCGTTCCGGTCAAGGGGACGAGTTACAGTGATCGGGCTGTTGAGTTGGCGTGTCGCTTGGGTCAGGCGCAGAAAGCCGATATTGTGCTGGTCTCGGTGATCGAAGTGCCGCTCTCGCTCTCGCTCGATGCGCCGCTGCCGGAGCAAGAACGCAAGGCGCGTGAGGCACTGGAGCGAAGTAGTCAGATTGTGAAATTACACCATCTGCGTCCCATCATGGTGGTGCGCCGAGACCGCGATGTTGCGCCGGGGATTTTAGCCGCCGTTCAAGAGCATCAGGCCGATCTGGTTGTCCTCGGTGTGAACCCGCGACGGATCACGGCAGGGGATTCCATTGGAGCGAGCATCGAGTCAGTGTTGAAGCGAGCCGGCATCGAAGTCATCGTGGACATGGTACCGGAGCCAGCGCAGCGGGAGTTGATCGTTTCATGAGAATCGTCGTGATCGGCTATGGGCGCGTGGGCAGTCGTGTGATCCGCGCCTTGGCCATCCGAGACCACATTCTCACGTTGGTGGATAAAGACGCCGTTCGGCTGCAAAGCGCCGTTGGTCTGACCAACGTCAAGCTTGTTGCCGGTGACGCTACGGAGCTGAACGTTCAACGCGAAGCGGGCGTTGCAGAGGCAGACGTCTTACTGGCGTTGACCCGTGATGATAACGTCAATTTGCTGGCCGCGCATGTGGCGCGTGAGTTCTTCCGTGTGCCGCAAGCTATTGCCCGCGTCTATGAACCGAGTCATGCCGAAGTGTGCGCTGATGTTCATATCGCGACAATTTGTCCGACGCTTTATGCAGTTGATGCGATCATCAATCGGATTGACCCTTCACTCCCGACGGTTCAATCGGCAGGCGGATCAGCGTCTGCCATGTTTGAAGCGCGTCCTCTCGTGCAACGCGACGCACGTTTTGTGCTGATTGTCGGCGGCGGAAAAGTCGGTATCAATTTGGCGCGGTCGCTCCACAACAGCGGGCATGAGATCGTGCTCATTGAGAAAGATTGGGCGCGGGCGCGGCACTTGGAAGTGTCGTTGGAGACGCCCGTCATTCAGGGCGATGGCTCAACGGTGCCGGTCTTGGAAGCGGGCGGCGCGGCGCGCGCTCGCGTGCTGGTCGCTGTCACCGATAGCGACCCGGATAATTGGGTGACCTGTCAGTTGGCTAAACGCATCTTCGGCGTGCCAAAAACGATTGCGCGTGTCACCAATCCTAAGAATGAAGAAGTGTTCCAACGGCTCGGTGTGGACACGACCATTAGCTCGACAGGGATCATCGAACAAGTCATTGAGCGAGAATTGCCGACCATCAGGATTCGCACGTTGCTCCAGATGCAAGACGGCGCCACACAACTGATCGAGTACGCTTTGGGTGAGAACTCACCGGCTATTGGCCGCCGGCTCCGCGAGATTGGTTTCCCGCCCGATTGCAATTTGGTTGCTGTGCTGCGTCAGGGCGCGACCATTGTGCCGCGTGGTGACACGCAACTGGAAGCCGGCGATTTGATTATCGCGCTCGTTCGCGCTGAACGTGAGGAAGATTTTCGGCAGTTGCTCGTTGGGCAGTAGGAGATAGGCGTCAGAAGCCAGAAATCAGAAGGCAGGAGTCAGGAGAGGGGAGTTGGGAGGTACAAGTCAGGGGGCCAGAAGAGAGGGGTCGGGAGGCAGAAGTCAGGAGTCAGAAGTTCGTGGTCAGGAGACAGAAGACAAGAGCCAGAAGTCAGGAGTCAGGAGGTAGGAGTTAGGAGACGGGAGGCAGAAGCTAATAATCAGGAGACAGGGAGCAGAGGCCGTATGCAAAGGACACCGGCCAGAACATGTCAGGATTTGATTGTGTGGCAAAAAGCACACCAATTCGTCCTAACGGTATATCGGTTGAGCAATGACTTTCCTCAGCAAGAGGTGTATGGGTTGACATCTCAACTGCGGCGGGCGGCTATATCAGTGCCAGCCAATATCGTAGAAGGGCTCAAGAGAAAAGGGAGAAACATAAGGCTCGATTCATCAACATGGCCCAAGCGTCGTTGGAAGAGTGTCGTTATTTTTTGATTCTCGCCGAGGACCTTGGGTATGGCAACTATGAACCGGTGATGGAACAAGTCGAGGAAGTGAGCAAGCTGCTGGAGCGATATGATTCAACGCTTCTGGCTCTTGACTCGTGGCTTCTGGCTCCTTATCTGGTGAGGCGTTATGAATGCACTTCCGGTCATGCTTGGTGCTTTGTGCGTGTTGGCGCTAGCCTACCGCTACTATAGCGCCTTTCTGGCAGCCAAAGTGGCGGCGCTGGATGATTCGCGTGTGACACCCGCTCATACGCTGAACGATGGGCACAACTATGTGCCGACAAACAAGTGGGTCTTGTTTGGTCATCACTTTGCGGCGATCACCGGCGCCGGCCCGCTCATCGGGCCGACACTGGCAGCGCAGTTTGGTTTTGTGCCGGGCTTTCTCTGGTTGTTGATCGGTGTGGTGTTGGGCGGGGCTGTTCATGATTTCATTATTTTGTTTGCCTCGGTCAGGCGCAAAGGCAAATCATTAGCTGAAATCGCTCGCATGGAAATTGGTCCTGTGGCCGGTGCGACCACAGCCGTGGCGATCCTGTTCATCATCGTGATTGCGTTGGCAGGCTTGGGGCTGGCTGTGGTCAATGCGTTGCGTGAAAGCTCATGGGGTACGTTTACCATCGGTGTGACGATTCCGCTGGCCCTGTTTATGGGCCTTTACATGTACCGGTTTCGCAAAGGCAAAATTGCCGAAGGCACGGCCATCGGCGTGGTCGGATTGATCGCGGCCGTGATCATTGGCAAGTATATCCCGGACTCGTCGTTGGGTCCTTATCTGACACTGAACAAAGACGAGATCACATTGGCCATCGCCATTTACGGGTTCATTGCGTCGGTCTTGCCGGTGTGGATGTTATTATGTCCGCGTGATTACTTGAGTTCGTTCATGAAGATTGGAACGATTGCGTTTCTGGTGTTAGCCGTGTTGATTGTCAACCCGACGTTGCACATGCCGGCTTTCACCCAATTTGTGGATGGCGGTGGGCCGATTATTCCCGGCAAGTTGTTTCCCTTCGTGTTCATCACGGTGGCGTGTGGAGCCATCTCCGGTTTTCATTCGTTGATTGGTTCGGGCACCACGCCCAAGATGATTGACAAAGAATCGCACATCCGTCCGATTGGCTATGGCGCCATGTTGATCGAGGGCTTGGTTGGCATCACGACGATCACAGCCGCCAGCGCGCTCTATCCGGCCGATTATTTCGCAATCAATGTGGAGCCGGCCAAGTTTGCCACGCTGGGCATGGAGCCGGTCAATTTGTCCCAGCTCGCGCGTGAAGTTGGTGAGCAACTGGAAGGCCGCACGGGCGGCGCCGTTTCGTTGGCCGTCGGAATGGCTCAGATATTCACGTCGCTGCCCGGATTGAAAGGCTTGATGTCCATCTGGTATCACTTCGCCATCATGTTTGAAGCGTTGTTCATCCTGACGACCATTGATACAGGCACGCGGGTGGCTCGCTTCCTTGTGCAGGAGTTTTTGGGAAAATTCTATAAGCCACTGGAGCGGACTGATTGGATGCCGGGCACGGTGATTTCCAGCTTCCTGGTCTGCGCCGCATGGTCCTATTTCATCTTCGCCGGCAGCATCAGTACCATCTGGCCAATGTTCGGCATCGCCAATCAGCTTTTGGCCGCCGTGGCGTTGTGTGTTGGCACAACTGTGTTGATTAACACCGGCAAGCTGCGCTATGTATGGGTCACGGTCTTGCCGTTGGCGTTTGTGGCGACGACCACGCTGACGGCTGGGTGGTTGAGCATCCTGGAAAATTTCTGGCCGCGCGGCGATTTTCAAGGCTATCTCAATAGCATCCTCACCGCGATTATGATGAGCTGCGTGTTCATCATTCTTGGGAATTCACTGTGGAAGTGGTACTCGGTAGTATGGCGAGACAAGACGATCACTCCAGCCCCTCAGCCTGGAGTGGGTGATTAGTGAGTGTAGCTATGACAACCGATGGCAAATTGGTACGTGGACTGGGCTTGCTCGATTCGACCATGATCGTGGCCGGTTCGATGATCGGCTCTGGCATTTTCATCGTCTCGGCCGATATTGCGCGGCAGGTTGGTTCGCCAGGGTGGTTGTTGGTGGTTTGGTTGATCACCGGCTTGCTGACGGTGATGGCGGCGCTCAGCTACGGCGAGTTAGCAGCCATGATGCCGCAAGCCGGAGGGCAGTACGTCTATTTGCGAGAAGCGTTCTCGCCGATGTGGGGATTTCTCTACGGCTGGACGCTCTTTCTGGTCATCCAAACGGGCACGATCGCTGCGGTCGGCGTTGGGTTTGCCCGCTATGTCGGTATTTTGTGGCCAGCGATTTCAGAAAACCGCTACATCATCCCGCCGATTGCGCTTGGCTCCAGCTATGCCATCTCGCTCTCGACGGCGCAACTAGTCGGCATCTTGATGATTGCCTTGCTCACCTGGATGAACACGCGTGGATTGCGGCTTGGCAAGCTTGTACAAAACGTGTTCACCATCACCAAGACCGGCGCGCTCATCGCGCTAATCCTGCTGGGTCTGGTTGTGGGCTGGAGCGCGGACGTGGTGCGGGCCAATTTTGGTGATTTCTGGACGGTGCGCGGTCAATTACAGGATGTCGGCGGTGGCTTAACAGCCGTCACGGCGTTTGGTTTGTTTGTGGCGATTTGCGTGGCGCAAACTAATTCGTTGTTTTCGGCTGATGCTTGGAACAATATCACCTTCACTGCCGGGGAGGTGAAAAACCCTCGACGAAACATTCCGTTGTCGCTGGCCTTGGGCACGTTCCTGGTGATCGGTCTTTACTTGCTGGCGAACATTGCTTATTTGGTAACCTTGCCGTTTGAGGGGATTCAGCAAGTGGCCAGCGACCGCGTGGCCGCTGCGACGGCA
Protein-coding regions in this window:
- a CDS encoding APC family permease, translating into MAMALRRFFLGRPLATAHVVHERLTKVKALAVFSSDALSSVAYATEEILLVLVLAGTAALHLSIPIAIAIGLLLLILTICYWQTVHAYPMGGGAYIVAKHNLGTYPSLVAGAALLTDYILTVAVSIASGVAAITSAFPSLYPHRVALAVALIAMITLANLRGIRESSNIFALPTYLFIIGMFGLIATGLIKYTLYGLGPAPVADPPVATHALTTFLVLRAFASGCTALTGLEAIADGVPAFQKPESRNAGVTLLWMALILMTMFIGITTLSHLYGIVPQHGQTVVSQLARHVLGSGPLYYYVQAATAMILVLAANTSYADFPRLASFIARDRFLPRQLVNLGDRLVFSNGIIALGVLASLLIIAFDGDTHALIPLYAVGVFLSFTLSQSGMVMHWRKERSAGWAHRAAINGLGAFMSFVVLGVFATVKFTQGAWIVIILIPLLVLHFRSIHRHYEFVNARLTLGGFERPTHIRHVVIVPVSDIHRGVVLALTYAKTISSDVRAVYVDLNIELARALRERWKQWHADIPLVVLESPYRSIIQPLLDYIDAVKRDEQLDMVTVLLPEYVTPHWWQTLLHNQTALLIKGALLFKKGVIVISVPYHLEE
- the prmA gene encoding 50S ribosomal protein L11 methyltransferase — protein: MDQRRQSWWALRLTILPEVEEVVSAWLWEAGTIGISSEAHGGVLHLSAYFTAQQNVHRIQAGLRCALSQSEASVDSLIALTQHEVAEQDWLESWKKGYHATVVGQRLLIVPSWEANAEAHGRIVIEIDPGMAFGTGTHQTTQLCLIAIERYWRGGRFLDVGTGTGILAMAAAKLYPDACVVGIDTDPLAIEVARANLIRNQLDGKIQLQTGSIETVRGRRFDLIVANLTAEVIEELAVELIGLLAAGGRLILSGILVEQEKAVCCRLARAGIGFAQRCRLDEWIALVTRPFDAHGR
- a CDS encoding universal stress protein, which codes for MNFEAIGVFLFLTIVTLLGVFIWWQRHRRVVSESVKQAVRSVSAARRLLVPVKGTSYSDRAVELACRLGQAQKADIVLVSVIEVPLSLSLDAPLPEQERKAREALERSSQIVKLHHLRPIMVVRRDRDVAPGILAAVQEHQADLVVLGVNPRRITAGDSIGASIESVLKRAGIEVIVDMVPEPAQRELIVS
- a CDS encoding NAD-binding protein, whose translation is MRIVVIGYGRVGSRVIRALAIRDHILTLVDKDAVRLQSAVGLTNVKLVAGDATELNVQREAGVAEADVLLALTRDDNVNLLAAHVAREFFRVPQAIARVYEPSHAEVCADVHIATICPTLYAVDAIINRIDPSLPTVQSAGGSASAMFEARPLVQRDARFVLIVGGGKVGINLARSLHNSGHEIVLIEKDWARARHLEVSLETPVIQGDGSTVPVLEAGGAARARVLVAVTDSDPDNWVTCQLAKRIFGVPKTIARVTNPKNEEVFQRLGVDTTISSTGIIEQVIERELPTIRIRTLLQMQDGATQLIEYALGENSPAIGRRLREIGFPPDCNLVAVLRQGATIVPRGDTQLEAGDLIIALVRAEREEDFRQLLVGQ
- a CDS encoding carbon starvation protein A, whose translation is MNALPVMLGALCVLALAYRYYSAFLAAKVAALDDSRVTPAHTLNDGHNYVPTNKWVLFGHHFAAITGAGPLIGPTLAAQFGFVPGFLWLLIGVVLGGAVHDFIILFASVRRKGKSLAEIARMEIGPVAGATTAVAILFIIVIALAGLGLAVVNALRESSWGTFTIGVTIPLALFMGLYMYRFRKGKIAEGTAIGVVGLIAAVIIGKYIPDSSLGPYLTLNKDEITLAIAIYGFIASVLPVWMLLCPRDYLSSFMKIGTIAFLVLAVLIVNPTLHMPAFTQFVDGGGPIIPGKLFPFVFITVACGAISGFHSLIGSGTTPKMIDKESHIRPIGYGAMLIEGLVGITTITAASALYPADYFAINVEPAKFATLGMEPVNLSQLAREVGEQLEGRTGGAVSLAVGMAQIFTSLPGLKGLMSIWYHFAIMFEALFILTTIDTGTRVARFLVQEFLGKFYKPLERTDWMPGTVISSFLVCAAWSYFIFAGSISTIWPMFGIANQLLAAVALCVGTTVLINTGKLRYVWVTVLPLAFVATTTLTAGWLSILENFWPRGDFQGYLNSILTAIMMSCVFIILGNSLWKWYSVVWRDKTITPAPQPGVGD